In Nyctibius grandis isolate bNycGra1 chromosome 6, bNycGra1.pri, whole genome shotgun sequence, a single genomic region encodes these proteins:
- the ZNF518B gene encoding zinc finger protein 518B: MQLKKMKDFLPRLYPGQVNDKNNSLTTSPKQSSEDKTNLPKGGDDQNCCYQGTEAENSKLSPVSCVKCRSVQKISMQDIEKHKKLGWTEDKKFICNKCSHVTPPAFHFVPEGADAVGYEKHEKKSPSETQKTFKVKNFLPGKYYCDKCRFSTKDPLQYKKHVGQHEQIKFICSHCSYVSYTKGEFQRHLVKHTGTFPYQCEYCEYGAVRHDYIVKHTRRVHETPTKRLSNTIINHKQKKRSQSTLFEKQKYNRIPFQNELSNSFANLSSNIVYEIPAKATKTVCSSHDVECSVNTASIQDKMILKPSEIIVCENQSVEVEVYSPKTEPLQPGMPLTVIAPSELVVPSNCLAQIVEIKIVNGAQQLVLKLIPMKEATYKPVNSVQEELENQGIERSAEGKNPSSVSQNELLTMEVNVDKLSSVSNQLNLNSTYDKISERLCFSDSQLSDCNSVPIQREDASKLCFHLVKGIDVHSGVIELRSPSLVMNNTEKNSDLNSSRWEVDGKNNLHYDLFCYEESVDIPPPKNAVISEDKSSKNISVEAAREGKNYSAVLKQKHTLPLKRDDKECRSLPVSSAETHLASQGFDKKSVTSSEAEKIFHVTKTPPCKDLTSGFSKVKRGETIIQKNNLLLESLELQKMENKGNPFEGPVISSVFSLSSGAENVPEGVRWDDTTCNKKSATLLCRKIAQLMSAAESNMKSVPLRCQASSKKVIFPQENSASCERVVPATEVEQSASLPQVHGGNSVISSEEHSKDQLLTFARTSKSRVTKNSHVATPVFIPKGTMLRVLNATGSQNSNGIENGTETSATSMYCNEMFLPRPVPVSVPETLGSNLPCLPNQSELNAESLSVSLRQRPKREASVKNNRKQTGAPFQKSSDVSKQRKPYSKRQLRPKNKAKQASLRELPKRKTRTQSETSSGSDMSYLWTARRLRLVPLRMNQLIKCPRRNQPVVVLNHPDVDSPEIINVMKTINKYKGQVLKVVLSERTSSCLGVKRYRKRLTLKNAETGNQAKKQSMLKMKLKKTHKNNYQVVETSPAETLQFKCWFCGRVYMDQEEWISHGQRHLIEATKGWDVLSLPAKKH; encoded by the coding sequence ATgcagttgaaaaaaatgaaggattttttACCAAGATTATACCCTGGCCAagttaatgataaaaataattccttaacTACATCCCCAAAGCAATCTTCTGAGGATAAAACAAATCTGCCAAAAGGGGGTGATGACCAAAACTGCTGTTACCAAGGGACTGAGGCTGAGAACAGTAAGTTGTCGCCGGTAAGCTGTGTAAAATGCAGAAGTGTTCAGAAGATTTCAATGCAAGATATAGAAAAGCATAAGAAGCTTGGATGGACTGAAGACAAAAAGTTCATCTGCAACAAGTGCAGTCATGTTACACCACCAGCTTTCCATTTTGTTCCTGAGGGTGCCGATGCTGTAGGctatgaaaaacatgaaaaaaaatccccaagtgaaacccagaaaacatttaaagttAAAAACTTTCTACCAGGTAAATACTACTGTGATAAATGTAGATTTTCAACAAAGGATCCTTTACAGTATAAAAAGCACGTAGGACAACATgaacaaattaaatttatttgttCCCACTGTAGTTACGTATCCTACACCAAAGGAGAATTCCAGAGACATTTGGTGAAACACACTGGAACTTTTCCGTATCAATGTGAATACTGTGAATACGGTGCTGTTAGACATGACTATATAGTAAAACATACGAGAAGAGTACATGAAACACCCACAAAACGTCTGTCAAATACTATCATAAACCACAAGCAAAAGAAGCGGAGTCAAAGCactttatttgaaaagcagaaatacaatAGAATTCCTTTTCAGAATGAACTTTCAAATTCATTTGCAAATTTGTCTTCGAATATAGTGTATGAGATTCCAGCTAAAGCAACTAAAACAGTCTGTTCATCTCATGATGTAGAATGTAGTGTAAACACAGCATCAATCCAGGATAAAATGATATTGAAGCCGTCTGAAATAATTGTGTGTGAAAATCAAAGTGTGGAAGTTGAGGTTTATTCTCCAAAAACGGAGCCTTTACAACCTGGGATGCCTTTAACAGTAATTGCACCATCTGAACTTGTAGTTCCTTCTAACTGTTTAGCTCAGATAGTAGAGATTAAAATAGTGAATGGAGCACAACAACTGGTTCTTAAACTAATTCCTATGAAAGAAGCAACTTACAAACCTGTGAACAGTGTCCAAGAGGAGCTTGAGAATCAAGGTATAGAACgatctgcagaaggaaaaaacccatcaTCTGTGTCTCAAAACGAGTTACTAACCATGGAAGTGAATGTAGACAAATTATCCAGTGTTAGTAACCAGCTTAATTTGAATAGTACCTATGATAAGATTTCTGAAcgtctttgtttttctgattctCAACTCTCAGACTGTAACTCTGTACCTATACAGAGGGAAGATGCATCAAAATTATGCTTTCATTTGGTGAAGGGTATTGATGTCCATTCAGGTGTTATAGAACTTCGTTCTCCGTCTCTGGTGAtgaataatactgaaaaaaacagtgatcTTAACTCTTCAAGGTGGGAAgtagatggaaaaaataacttaCATTATGACTTGTTTTGTTACGAAGAAAGTGTGGATATTCCTCCTCCAAAAAACGCTGTTATTTCTGAAGATAAAAGTTCCAAGAACATTTCAGTAGAGGCTGCTCGGGAGGGCAAAAATTATTCTGCAGTCCTTAAACAAAAGCATACGTTGCCTCTGAAGAGGGATGACAAAGAATGTAGGAGTCTGCCagtcagctctgcagaaacacaTTTAGCTAGTCAGGGTTTTGATAAAAAATCTGTTACGtcttctgaagcagaaaaaatctTTCATGTCACTAAAACTCCACCTTGCAAGGACCTGACTTCTGGCTTTAGCAAAGTAAAGAGGGGTGAAACCATAATTCAAAAGAACAATCTTCTTCTGGAATCATTAGAACTacagaagatggaaaataaaggCAACCCTTTTGAGGGACCTGTTatttcatctgtattttctcttagCTCTGGGGCTGAAAACGTTCCAGAGGGTGTCAGATGGGATGACACAACATGCAATAAGAAGTCAGCAACATTGCTGTGTAGAAAGATTGCTCAGCTAATGTCCGCTGCTGAATCTAACATGAAATCTGTGCCTTTGAGATGTCAGGCTTCTAGCAAAAAGGTGATTTTCCCTCAAGAAAATTCAGCAAGCTGTGAGAGAGTTGTTCCTGCCACTGAAGTGGAACAGTCTGCATCTTTGCCTCAAGTGCATGGTGGAAACAGTGTGATTAGTAGTGAAGAACACAGTAAAGATCAGCTGCTTACATTTGCAAGAACATCTAAAAGCAGGGTGACTAAAAATTCCCACGTTGCTACTCCAGTATTTATCCCCAAAGGGACAATGCTGAGAGTGCTGAATGCTACTGGCAGCCAAAACTCTAACGGAATAGAAAACGGGACTGAAACATCAGCTACTTCTATGTATTGCAATGAAATGTTTCTGCCTCGCCCGGTTCCTGTCAGTGTTCCTGAGACACTTGGCAGTAATTTGCCATGTTTGCCTAATCAGAGTGAACTGAATGCTGAGTCCCTCAGCGTATCACTCAGGCAAAGACCAAAGCGAGAGGcaagtgttaaaaataatagaaaacaaacTGGTGCACCGTTTCAGAAAAGCAGTGATGTGAGTAAGCAAAGAAAACCCTATTCAAAAAGACAACTGCGTCCCAAAAATAAGGCGAAACAAGCAAGCCTCAGGGAACTTCCtaagaggaaaacaagaactCAGTCGGAAACCAGTTCAGGTTCTGACATGTCGTATCTGTGGACAGCGAGACGTCTTCGGCTTGTCCCTCTGAGAATGAATCAGTTGATAAAATGCCCTCGTCGTAACCAGCCAGTTGTGGTACTAAACCATCCTGACGTTGACTCGCCAGAGATAATTAATGTCATGAAGACTATCAACAAGTATAAAGGTCAAGTCCTGAAAGTAGTTCTATCAGAAAGGACAAGTAGTTGTCTTGGTGTCAAACGTTATCGAAAGCGTCTTACTCTTAAGAATGCTGAGACAGgaaaccaagcaaaaaaacagagtatgctaaaaatgaaactaaaaaagACCCATAAAAACAACTACCAGGTGGTGGAAACTTCACCAGCTGAAACACTTCAGTTTAAGTGTTGGTTTTGTGGAAGAGTATATATGGACCAAGAAGAATGGATAAGTCATGGACAGAGGCACTTGATAGAGGCGACCAAGGGTTGGgatgttctttctcttccagcaaAAAAGCATTAA